Proteins co-encoded in one Desulfomicrobium apsheronum genomic window:
- the recB gene encoding exodeoxyribonuclease V subunit beta — protein sequence MKRPMNLCTAPLDGTTLIEASAGTGKTYTLAGLFVRLLLEKNLTVDQILVVTFTEAATEELRDRIRKRLSDMAGVLADELEADDELERDLLPRFDGTDAARRLALAVRNFDLAQIFTIHGFCKRMLGKNGFECSALFDTELVPDLKDLRRQVCVDFWREHILPLSGLTGSEMRARLTPEHLEELASLPFLTQKIRIVPDTIPPDPAPLDQTVRDACEKLHASWNAAEQEIRDLFLGWPHPFNKNKFSPEKLEKRLTAVRDFLRDPALKIPDPVTQMTAGYIATMPNAKAAAPEHRLFDELQLLLGRIGELSELLAGFLVHLRHAFLTGVTARMDELKKRRNVQGFDDLLRNMHAALASPELVAAAQNQYHAALIDEFQDTDSLQYDIFRTLFAARAEDDGNGRALFLIGDPKQAIYSFRGADLHTYLDAAKDCARSTTLGVNYRSTVELIEAVNRLFARNQNPFLHEDITYQPVSAPGPDQEKFTQDGQLCAPMVIWQVQSEDKPLSKGALLPRICRAVSAEISRLLRDSAEGRVRIGDKPLLPGEIAILVETHAQGEAVHQALDRLGIPGVLTHTSSVFASAEATELLSVLRGMADCRRPAALQTALATSVIGLTAPELARLDEDGVELEKWFERLLACRDLWERRGVMAAVRRLFADLSVRERLVSLQGGERRMTNVLHCLELLHARERESGASMHALLTWFARQLHTATSEESQLRLDTDREAIQIVTIHKSKGLQYPVVFCPFVYGKARCPEDRALIHDDGLLLDLGSPDLPARKSMAEIEARTERVRLLYVALTRAANRCYVVWGRIREAETSGAAWLFHGRHADGNGSLSWDVIPEETVAADLAELTCEHIEVTAMPDTEPEQGPPQFTHAPDLDCRTWERTLGPGQGLASFTGLTRGSEHATRPGLDEADASGQTDGDALSMANFPRGAAAGSCLHQIFEHIDFTDRGTIPAAVTRALEAYGFDPTWEGTVRGMVEQTLRADLGEFRLETIGARDKLVELEFLFPLRPVTREALAAVYRDAARVLPADLPERMEGLRFEPRRGFMTGFMDLVVRREGKYYLLDWKSNWLGPMPGHYTPEALHAAMAGNHYYLQYHLYCVALDRHLSLRLPDYDRAAHFGGVRYVFLRGIDPDRPGQGVYADCPDPGFLSALDDALIDMEKR from the coding sequence ATGAAACGGCCCATGAACCTCTGCACCGCGCCCCTGGACGGCACGACGCTCATCGAGGCCAGCGCGGGAACCGGCAAGACGTACACCCTGGCCGGACTTTTCGTACGTTTGCTACTGGAAAAGAATCTGACCGTGGACCAGATCCTGGTGGTGACCTTTACGGAGGCCGCCACCGAGGAGCTGCGCGACCGCATCCGCAAGCGTCTGTCAGACATGGCCGGAGTGCTGGCCGACGAACTTGAGGCGGATGATGAGCTTGAACGCGACCTCCTGCCCCGTTTCGACGGCACGGACGCCGCCCGTCGCCTAGCCCTGGCCGTGCGCAACTTCGATCTGGCCCAGATCTTCACCATCCACGGCTTCTGCAAGCGCATGCTCGGCAAGAACGGCTTCGAGTGCTCGGCCCTCTTCGACACGGAACTCGTGCCCGACCTCAAGGATCTGCGCCGCCAGGTCTGCGTGGACTTCTGGCGCGAACACATCCTGCCCCTGTCCGGCCTGACCGGATCCGAGATGCGCGCAAGGTTGACCCCGGAACATCTGGAAGAGTTGGCCAGCCTGCCTTTCCTGACCCAGAAAATCAGGATCGTTCCCGACACCATCCCGCCGGACCCGGCGCCCCTGGATCAGACTGTAAGAGATGCCTGCGAAAAGCTGCACGCGTCGTGGAACGCAGCAGAGCAGGAGATTCGCGACCTGTTTCTTGGCTGGCCGCATCCCTTCAACAAAAACAAGTTTTCTCCGGAAAAGCTCGAAAAACGCCTGACGGCCGTACGGGATTTCCTGCGTGATCCGGCGCTGAAGATACCTGATCCGGTAACCCAGATGACGGCTGGGTACATTGCCACGATGCCCAACGCAAAAGCGGCGGCTCCGGAGCACCGGCTCTTCGATGAATTGCAGCTGCTTTTAGGGCGGATCGGCGAACTGAGCGAACTCCTGGCGGGCTTCCTGGTCCACCTACGGCACGCATTCCTGACCGGCGTGACGGCGCGCATGGACGAACTCAAGAAGCGGCGCAACGTGCAGGGATTCGACGATCTGCTGCGCAACATGCACGCGGCCCTGGCCAGTCCCGAACTGGTCGCAGCGGCCCAGAATCAGTACCACGCCGCGCTCATCGACGAGTTTCAGGACACCGACAGCCTGCAATACGACATCTTCCGCACCTTGTTTGCCGCCCGCGCCGAGGATGACGGCAATGGACGCGCCCTCTTTCTCATCGGCGACCCCAAGCAGGCCATCTACTCCTTTCGCGGCGCGGACCTGCACACCTACCTGGACGCGGCCAAGGACTGCGCCAGGAGCACGACCCTTGGCGTCAATTACCGCTCCACTGTCGAGCTGATCGAGGCCGTGAACCGGCTTTTTGCCCGGAACCAAAATCCCTTCCTGCATGAAGACATCACCTACCAGCCGGTCAGCGCTCCGGGCCCGGATCAGGAAAAATTCACGCAGGACGGGCAGCTCTGCGCGCCCATGGTCATCTGGCAGGTTCAAAGCGAGGACAAACCATTGAGCAAGGGCGCGCTGCTCCCGCGCATCTGCCGCGCCGTCTCCGCCGAGATCAGCAGACTGCTGCGCGATAGCGCCGAAGGACGAGTCCGCATCGGCGACAAGCCCCTTTTGCCCGGCGAGATCGCCATTCTGGTCGAAACCCACGCCCAGGGCGAAGCCGTGCATCAGGCCCTTGATCGCCTTGGCATCCCCGGAGTCCTGACTCACACCAGCTCGGTTTTCGCCAGCGCCGAGGCCACTGAGCTGTTGTCCGTGCTGCGGGGCATGGCCGATTGCCGTCGCCCGGCAGCGCTGCAAACCGCCCTGGCCACGTCCGTGATCGGCCTTACGGCGCCGGAACTTGCCAGACTGGACGAGGACGGCGTGGAACTTGAAAAATGGTTCGAGCGCCTGCTCGCCTGCCGGGACCTCTGGGAGCGCCGGGGCGTCATGGCCGCCGTGCGCCGACTCTTCGCCGACCTGTCCGTGCGCGAACGCCTTGTCTCCCTGCAGGGCGGGGAACGGCGCATGACCAACGTCCTGCATTGCCTGGAGCTGCTCCACGCCCGTGAACGCGAATCGGGCGCATCCATGCACGCCCTGCTGACCTGGTTCGCACGGCAGTTGCACACCGCCACCAGCGAGGAATCGCAACTGCGCCTGGACACGGACCGCGAAGCGATCCAGATCGTAACCATCCACAAGAGCAAGGGCCTGCAGTATCCGGTGGTCTTCTGTCCCTTTGTTTACGGAAAGGCCAGATGCCCCGAAGACAGGGCTCTGATTCACGATGACGGCCTGCTGCTGGATCTGGGTTCGCCGGACCTGCCTGCCCGAAAAAGCATGGCTGAGATCGAAGCCCGCACCGAGCGCGTCCGCCTGCTTTACGTCGCCCTGACCCGGGCGGCGAACCGCTGCTACGTGGTCTGGGGACGCATCCGCGAGGCCGAGACCTCCGGTGCGGCCTGGCTTTTTCATGGCCGTCATGCAGACGGCAACGGCTCCCTGAGCTGGGATGTCATCCCTGAAGAGACGGTCGCCGCCGATCTTGCCGAGCTGACCTGCGAGCACATCGAGGTGACGGCCATGCCCGACACGGAGCCCGAGCAGGGTCCGCCGCAATTCACCCACGCGCCGGATCTCGACTGCCGGACTTGGGAGCGCACTCTTGGTCCTGGCCAGGGGCTGGCCAGCTTCACGGGCCTGACACGCGGCTCGGAACACGCAACCCGGCCCGGGCTGGACGAGGCCGACGCATCCGGCCAGACCGACGGCGACGCCCTGTCCATGGCCAACTTCCCGCGCGGAGCCGCTGCCGGATCGTGCCTGCATCAGATTTTCGAGCACATCGATTTCACGGACAGGGGCACCATCCCGGCTGCGGTGACCCGCGCCCTGGAAGCATACGGCTTTGATCCGACCTGGGAGGGGACAGTCCGAGGCATGGTCGAACAGACGCTGCGCGCCGATCTGGGGGAATTTCGCCTGGAGACGATTGGAGCACGGGACAAGCTGGTCGAGCTGGAATTCCTCTTCCCCCTGCGCCCCGTGACCCGCGAGGCCCTGGCCGCCGTGTACCGAGATGCCGCCCGGGTGCTGCCCGCAGACCTGCCGGAGCGCATGGAAGGCCTGCGCTTCGAACCACGCCGGGGGTTCATGACCGGCTTCATGGACCTTGTGGTTCGCCGCGAAGGAAAATACTACCTGCTCGACTGGAAATCCAACTGGCTCGGCCCCATGCCCGGCCACTACACGCCCGAGGCCCTGCACGCGGCCATGGCTGGCAACCACTACTACCTGCAGTACCACCTCTACTGCGTGGCCCTGGACCGCCACCTCTCCCTGCGCCTGCCGGATTACGACCGCGCGGCGCATTTCGGCGGCGTGCGTTACGTCTTCCTGCGCGGCATCGACCCGGATCGGCCCGGACAAGGAGTGTACGCAGACTGCCCGGACCCGGGCTTCCTGAGCGCCCTGGACGACGCCCTCATCGACATGGAGAAGCGCTGA